A region from the Pseudonocardia petroleophila genome encodes:
- a CDS encoding isochorismatase family protein: MTRALIVVDVQNDFCEGGSLAVAGGAAVAAAVSERMGGYELVVATRDHHVDPGDHFSDTPDFVHSWPPHCRVGTPGASFHPALDVGPVQAVFSKGEHTAAYSGFEGADPDGVTLRDWLVERRVDGVDVVGIATDHCVRATALDAVRAGFPTVVLTDLCAGVAPDSTARALDELRAAGVEIR, encoded by the coding sequence GTGACGAGAGCGCTGATCGTGGTGGACGTGCAGAACGACTTCTGCGAGGGCGGCTCGCTGGCCGTCGCCGGGGGTGCCGCGGTGGCCGCGGCGGTCTCGGAGCGGATGGGCGGGTACGAGCTGGTCGTCGCCACCCGCGACCACCACGTCGACCCGGGCGACCACTTCTCCGACACCCCGGACTTCGTGCACAGCTGGCCGCCGCACTGCCGCGTCGGGACGCCGGGGGCGTCGTTCCACCCCGCGCTCGACGTCGGCCCGGTGCAGGCGGTGTTCTCCAAGGGAGAGCACACCGCCGCCTACTCCGGCTTCGAGGGCGCCGACCCGGACGGGGTGACCCTGCGCGACTGGCTCGTGGAGCGCCGCGTCGACGGCGTGGACGTGGTCGGCATCGCCACCGACCACTGCGTCCGGGCCACCGCGCTCGACGCGGTGCGCGCCGGGTTCCCCACCGTCGTGCTGACGGACCTGTGCGCCGGGGTGGCCCCGGACTCGACCGCCCGCGCCCTCGACGAGCTGCGGGCGGCCGGGGTGGAGATCCGCTAG
- a CDS encoding thioesterase family protein produces the protein MTATQLRLEPASFPVLVEHPARYSDLDPSRRIGRDALVRWFEDARVAVELDAFGGDLDTRLRGEMRLLLAAVRVDVLAPLRVAGRYRIGLGVTHVGTTSFTYVYAVFAGDECVATGESVSVHATADGPAPLPDAVRAALEGLRVVGDPSPRSGRDLVVREAYPFRLDIRTRFGDIDTNRHVNNVALAGWYLDALAELHLDVLGYPTGGPLDGLQPSSLTVQYLAEVHYPGIHQLRVGVLELDEETVSYACGLFDGPRCIGLAQARGAHHAQGLDGGLVELSAALEPFRMRG, from the coding sequence GTGACCGCCACGCAGCTGCGCCTCGAACCCGCCTCGTTCCCCGTGCTCGTCGAGCACCCGGCCCGCTACAGCGACCTCGACCCCAGCCGCCGCATCGGCCGCGACGCCCTGGTCCGCTGGTTCGAGGACGCCCGCGTCGCCGTGGAGCTCGACGCGTTCGGCGGCGACCTCGACACCCGCCTGCGCGGCGAGATGCGCCTGCTCCTGGCCGCGGTCCGCGTCGACGTCCTCGCACCGCTGCGGGTGGCCGGCCGCTACCGGATCGGCCTGGGCGTCACGCACGTCGGGACGACGTCGTTCACCTACGTCTACGCCGTGTTCGCCGGGGACGAGTGCGTGGCCACCGGCGAGTCGGTCAGCGTGCACGCCACCGCCGACGGGCCCGCCCCGCTGCCCGACGCCGTGCGCGCCGCGCTGGAGGGGCTGCGGGTGGTCGGCGACCCGTCCCCGCGCAGCGGCCGTGACCTCGTCGTCCGCGAGGCCTACCCGTTCCGCCTCGACATCCGCACCCGCTTCGGCGACATCGACACCAACCGCCACGTCAACAACGTCGCGCTGGCCGGCTGGTACCTCGACGCGCTCGCCGAGCTGCACCTCGACGTCCTCGGCTACCCGACGGGCGGCCCGCTCGACGGCCTGCAGCCCAGCTCGCTCACCGTGCAGTACCTCGCCGAGGTGCACTACCCGGGCATCCACCAGCTGCGCGTCGGCGTGCTGGAGCTCGACGAGGAGACCGTGAGCTACGCCTGCGGCCTGTTCGACGGTCCCCGCTGCATCGGCCTCGCGCAGGCCAGGGGCGCCCACCACGCGCAGGGCCTCGACGGAGGGCTCGTCGAGCTGTCGGCGGCGCTGGAGCCGTTCCGGATGCGCGGCTAG
- a CDS encoding ATP-dependent DNA helicase has translation MPAKTSLPGVAELLEAAVEAVGGTRREGQDAMVQAVRKALSSGEHLAVQAGTGTGKSLAYLVPSIHHAVAKDSTVVISTATIALQRQLVDRDLPRLAKALKPLIGRAPTFAILKGRRNYLCLNKLHGPDDVDPADELFDPFAVSAMGRAVKRLHEWADTTKKGDRDELVPGVTEAVWRQVSVTARECVGASKCPVGDDCFAELAKAEAGKADIVVTNHALLAIDALEGRPVLPEHDVVVVDEAHELVDRVTGVATAELTSGMVGTAARRLGKLVDQAVADRLAESGEGLAMVLDDLPVGRWDALSPAASGVLSTIRDSAGECRQSLGPERKDDPEGASARKLALAALDEVSEVAVRLIEAFAEPDPSKRRDVVWLGEQGPDGSRHKVLRAAPLWVGGLLRERLFGRSTVVLTSATLALGGNFDALARQWGLPPSDAPSEELGAPKWSGMDVGSPFAHARSGILYVAKRLPPPGRDGLAPATLDEIAGLVAAAGGRTLGLFSSTRAAKQATEALRGRLDTPLLCQGEDSTMQLVKKFAEDDATSLFGTLSLWQGVDVPGPSLSCVIIDRIPFPRPDDPLVAARQRATDARGGNGFLSVSATHAALLLAQGAGRLLRGMDDRGVVAILDSRLATARYGGFLRASLPPFWETDDRDKVHAALRRLRGA, from the coding sequence GTGCCGGCCAAGACCTCCCTCCCAGGTGTCGCCGAGCTGCTGGAGGCCGCGGTCGAGGCCGTCGGGGGCACCCGGCGGGAGGGCCAGGACGCGATGGTCCAGGCCGTGCGGAAGGCCCTGAGCAGCGGCGAGCACCTCGCCGTCCAGGCCGGGACGGGCACCGGCAAGTCGCTGGCCTACCTCGTGCCGTCGATCCACCACGCGGTCGCGAAGGACAGCACCGTCGTCATCTCGACGGCGACGATCGCGCTGCAGCGCCAGCTCGTCGACCGCGACCTGCCCCGGCTCGCGAAGGCGCTGAAGCCGCTGATCGGCCGCGCCCCGACGTTCGCCATCCTCAAGGGCCGGCGCAACTACCTGTGCCTCAACAAGCTGCACGGCCCCGACGACGTCGACCCCGCCGACGAGCTCTTCGACCCGTTCGCCGTCTCCGCCATGGGACGCGCGGTCAAGCGCCTGCACGAGTGGGCCGACACCACGAAGAAGGGCGACCGCGACGAGCTCGTCCCCGGCGTCACCGAGGCGGTGTGGCGGCAGGTGTCGGTCACGGCGCGGGAGTGCGTCGGCGCGTCGAAGTGCCCGGTGGGCGACGACTGCTTCGCCGAGCTCGCGAAGGCCGAGGCGGGCAAGGCCGACATCGTCGTCACCAACCACGCCCTGCTCGCGATCGACGCGCTGGAGGGCCGCCCGGTGCTGCCCGAGCACGACGTCGTGGTCGTCGACGAGGCGCACGAGCTGGTCGACCGCGTCACCGGCGTCGCCACCGCGGAGCTGACGTCCGGCATGGTCGGCACGGCCGCGCGGCGCCTGGGCAAGCTCGTCGACCAGGCCGTGGCCGACCGGCTCGCCGAGTCCGGCGAGGGCCTGGCGATGGTGCTCGACGACCTGCCCGTCGGCCGCTGGGACGCCCTGTCCCCCGCCGCGTCCGGGGTGCTCTCGACGATCCGCGACAGCGCCGGGGAGTGCCGCCAGTCCCTCGGCCCCGAGCGCAAGGACGATCCCGAGGGCGCGTCGGCGCGCAAGCTCGCGCTGGCCGCGCTCGACGAGGTGTCCGAGGTCGCCGTCCGGCTGATCGAGGCGTTCGCCGAGCCCGACCCGTCGAAGCGCCGCGACGTCGTGTGGCTGGGCGAGCAGGGGCCCGACGGCTCCCGGCACAAGGTGCTGCGCGCGGCCCCGCTGTGGGTCGGCGGGCTGCTGCGGGAGCGGCTGTTCGGTCGCTCCACCGTGGTGCTGACCAGCGCGACCCTGGCGCTCGGCGGCAACTTCGACGCGCTCGCCCGCCAGTGGGGGCTCCCGCCGTCGGACGCGCCGTCCGAGGAGCTGGGCGCCCCGAAGTGGTCCGGGATGGACGTCGGGTCGCCGTTCGCACACGCGCGGAGCGGCATCCTCTACGTCGCCAAGCGGCTGCCCCCGCCCGGGCGCGACGGCCTCGCGCCCGCCACGCTCGACGAGATCGCCGGGCTGGTGGCGGCCGCGGGCGGGCGCACGCTGGGGCTGTTCTCGTCCACGCGCGCGGCGAAGCAGGCCACCGAGGCGCTGCGCGGGCGCCTGGACACGCCGCTGCTGTGCCAGGGCGAGGACTCCACGATGCAGCTGGTGAAGAAGTTCGCCGAGGACGACGCGACGTCGCTGTTCGGCACGCTGTCGCTGTGGCAGGGCGTCGACGTCCCCGGGCCGTCGCTGAGCTGCGTGATCATCGACCGCATCCCGTTCCCGCGGCCGGACGACCCCCTCGTGGCCGCCCGCCAGCGCGCCACCGACGCCCGCGGCGGCAACGGGTTCCTCTCCGTCTCCGCCACCCACGCCGCCCTCCTGCTGGCCCAGGGGGCCGGGCGGCTGCTGCGGGGCATGGACGACCGCGGCGTCGTCGCGATCCTCGACTCCCGCCTCGCCACGGCCCGCTACGGCGGCTTCCTCCGTGCGAGCCTCCCCCCGTTCTGGGAGACCGACGACCGCGACAAGGTCCACGCCGCCCTCAGGCGCCTGCGCGGGGCCTGA
- a CDS encoding SEC-C domain-containing protein, producing MERPPVETVTAAYVELARTRVALGASELEAQLATRFGLPADDELLLDAGDEAMLDPYSPLTLLAPETVVHAPALMAGAVLTHRLTADEREGGFLVLDVDLAGFLRVPGPHAGAEPLAVDDVDGEPAWIGPEDWLAAHPADALLAVRVADDGAVELAVLDADPAVPPGLVQRLRAVYDAELDSPDEPGLPVSAENLVLGLRAADRGALSSPVPPLAELAAAAGLERRGPEFAHAGSVWAAGEEADRHWRLIERLGTDGAATTALEALDLLADPAGDPGTLRRALELLQEPDVLVAVTDELLDGDDPARLAPFVALADRMVAAAGTSPRAAVARWMAALAAERDGRVLDAESHLRAACSEAEGWPFVEDRLAWYEADRGDAAAAAGRWRSIGTPDDDPDLGFAARAAAGLGAQPGRNEPCWCGSGRKFKQCHSGRPMAAPLPEWVGGLWRKAVAYLERRGGAAEEDLADHAAWRAGESGDPDAAFVDPFTADATLHEGGWFAQFLTERGPLLPADEAALGASWLDADRALVEVLAVRPGEGLDVRDRRGGDPVTVTERTASGAVRVGAVLCARAVPDGGGGHRFVGAVLPVPADAESDLRELLEIGDPASLLDWAATHVPVAPAPPARA from the coding sequence GTGGAGCGGCCGCCGGTGGAGACCGTCACGGCGGCCTACGTCGAGCTGGCGCGCACCCGCGTCGCGCTCGGGGCGTCGGAGCTGGAGGCGCAGCTCGCCACCCGGTTCGGCCTCCCCGCCGACGACGAGCTGCTGCTCGACGCGGGCGACGAGGCGATGCTCGACCCGTACTCGCCGCTCACGCTGCTGGCGCCCGAGACCGTGGTGCACGCCCCCGCGCTGATGGCCGGTGCGGTGCTCACCCACCGCCTCACCGCCGACGAGCGCGAGGGCGGCTTCCTCGTGCTCGACGTCGACCTCGCCGGGTTCCTGCGCGTGCCCGGCCCGCACGCGGGCGCCGAGCCGCTGGCCGTCGACGACGTCGACGGGGAGCCCGCCTGGATCGGCCCCGAGGACTGGCTGGCCGCGCACCCCGCCGACGCCCTGCTGGCCGTGCGCGTCGCCGACGACGGCGCGGTCGAGCTGGCCGTGCTCGACGCCGACCCGGCCGTCCCGCCGGGGCTGGTACAGCGGCTGCGTGCGGTCTACGACGCGGAGCTGGACTCACCCGACGAGCCGGGACTGCCGGTGTCGGCGGAGAACCTCGTGCTCGGCCTGCGCGCCGCCGACCGCGGCGCCCTGTCCTCGCCGGTGCCGCCGCTCGCGGAGCTGGCCGCGGCGGCGGGCCTGGAGCGGCGCGGGCCGGAGTTCGCCCACGCCGGGTCGGTGTGGGCCGCGGGGGAGGAGGCCGACCGGCACTGGCGCCTGATCGAGCGCCTCGGCACCGACGGGGCCGCCACCACCGCCCTGGAGGCGCTGGACCTGCTCGCCGACCCCGCGGGCGATCCCGGCACCCTGCGCCGGGCGCTGGAGCTGCTCCAGGAGCCCGACGTCCTCGTCGCCGTCACCGACGAGCTGCTCGACGGCGACGACCCGGCCCGGCTCGCGCCGTTCGTCGCGCTGGCCGACCGGATGGTGGCCGCGGCGGGCACCTCGCCCCGCGCCGCGGTCGCCCGCTGGATGGCGGCCCTCGCGGCCGAGCGCGACGGCCGGGTGCTCGACGCCGAGTCGCACCTGCGCGCCGCCTGCAGCGAGGCCGAGGGCTGGCCGTTCGTCGAGGACCGGCTGGCCTGGTACGAGGCCGACCGCGGTGACGCGGCGGCCGCCGCCGGGCGCTGGCGCTCCATCGGCACCCCCGACGACGACCCCGACCTCGGCTTCGCCGCCCGCGCCGCCGCCGGGCTCGGCGCGCAGCCGGGTCGCAACGAGCCGTGCTGGTGCGGGTCCGGCCGCAAGTTCAAGCAGTGCCACAGCGGCCGGCCGATGGCCGCGCCGCTGCCGGAGTGGGTCGGCGGGCTGTGGCGCAAGGCGGTCGCCTACCTGGAGCGGCGCGGGGGTGCGGCCGAGGAGGACCTGGCGGACCACGCGGCGTGGCGCGCGGGGGAGTCGGGCGACCCGGACGCCGCCTTCGTCGACCCGTTCACCGCCGACGCCACCCTGCACGAGGGCGGCTGGTTCGCGCAGTTCCTCACCGAGCGCGGCCCGCTGCTCCCCGCCGACGAGGCGGCGCTGGGGGCGTCCTGGCTCGACGCCGACCGCGCACTGGTCGAGGTGCTCGCCGTCCGCCCCGGCGAGGGGCTCGACGTGCGCGACCGCCGCGGCGGCGACCCGGTGACGGTCACCGAGCGCACGGCGAGCGGCGCGGTGCGGGTGGGTGCGGTGCTCTGCGCCCGGGCCGTGCCGGACGGCGGGGGCGGGCACCGGTTCGTCGGCGCGGTCCTCCCGGTCCCGGCCGACGCCGAGTCCGACCTGCGGGAGCTGCTCGAGATCGGCGACCCGGCGTCGCTGCTGGACTGGGCCGCGACCCACGTCCCGGTGGCCCCCGCCCCACCCGCCCGGGCCTGA
- a CDS encoding winged helix DNA-binding domain-containing protein, which translates to MTARRIGAAERRARLALRHRHVPSARTDDVVAIADDLVALHSTDPVTVYLSVAARMRTPALEPLAAALYDDRTLIRHHAMRRTLWVFGHDTARLAHHGATLAVARVQRRDLLASLGASGVADPEAWLAAADAQVHALLAAEGPLTAREVGARLPELARPLTVGGGKFVATQAAHSRVLLVLGFTGRVIRARPTGTWINGQYRWAAADRWLPGGFGEADVRESAAGLARRWLRAFGPGTRTDLAWWAGWTVATTTAALADVGAVEVELDEGPGWVLPDDVDPVAPQEPSARLLPGLDPSTMGWKQRGFHLDPDHVPHLFDRNGNGGPMLWVDGRIVGSWVQRRDGVIATKLLADVGAEAAAELERHAHELEALLGDVRFTVRYPAPVQAELLA; encoded by the coding sequence ATGACCGCACGCCGCATCGGCGCCGCGGAGCGCCGCGCCCGCCTCGCGCTGCGGCACCGGCACGTGCCCTCCGCCCGCACCGACGACGTCGTCGCGATCGCCGACGACCTGGTGGCGCTGCACTCCACCGATCCCGTCACGGTGTACCTGTCGGTGGCGGCCCGGATGCGCACCCCGGCGCTGGAGCCGCTCGCCGCCGCGCTCTACGACGACCGCACGCTGATCCGCCACCACGCGATGCGCCGCACGCTGTGGGTGTTCGGCCACGACACCGCCCGGCTGGCCCACCACGGGGCCACCCTGGCCGTCGCGCGGGTGCAGCGGCGCGACCTGCTGGCCTCGCTCGGCGCGAGCGGCGTCGCCGACCCGGAGGCGTGGCTCGCCGCCGCCGACGCTCAGGTGCACGCGCTGCTCGCCGCGGAGGGCCCGTTGACCGCCCGCGAGGTGGGTGCGCGGCTGCCCGAGCTGGCCCGGCCCCTCACGGTCGGCGGGGGGAAGTTCGTCGCCACGCAGGCCGCGCACTCCCGCGTCCTGCTGGTGCTGGGGTTCACCGGGCGCGTCATCCGGGCCCGCCCGACGGGCACCTGGATCAACGGGCAGTACCGCTGGGCCGCGGCGGACCGGTGGCTGCCCGGCGGGTTCGGCGAGGCCGACGTGCGGGAGTCGGCGGCGGGCCTGGCCCGGCGCTGGCTGCGCGCCTTCGGGCCCGGCACCCGCACCGACCTGGCGTGGTGGGCGGGCTGGACGGTCGCCACGACGACGGCCGCGCTGGCCGACGTCGGGGCCGTGGAGGTGGAGCTCGACGAGGGCCCGGGCTGGGTGCTGCCCGACGACGTCGACCCGGTGGCGCCGCAGGAGCCGTCCGCCCGGCTCCTGCCCGGCCTCGACCCGTCGACGATGGGGTGGAAGCAGCGCGGGTTCCACCTCGACCCGGACCACGTGCCGCACCTGTTCGACCGCAACGGCAACGGCGGGCCGATGCTGTGGGTCGACGGGCGGATCGTCGGGAGCTGGGTGCAGCGCCGGGACGGCGTGATCGCGACGAAGCTGCTCGCCGACGTCGGTGCGGAGGCCGCGGCGGAGCTGGAGCGCCACGCCCACGAGCTGGAGGCGCTGCTCGGCGACGTGCGGTTCACCGTGCGCTACCCGGCCCCGGTGCAGGCCGAGCTCCTCGCGTGA
- a CDS encoding peptidyl-tRNA hydrolase has product MTALAPLVGRFTGPRVAVPPEPDGVVRAMPLVLRLEKPPAARTPVLEAAAAASLALCLDPRAEPGGEWHESVSAWVASRIRKIARRARGAHWTAVQDLPGVTWTVGDAQVRALLPGPVDDVPRVLARLQIGGTDLERDAPGPPPDGPVIWVNAALEMTVGKAAAQVGHASMLYAAARGLTAVPAFAVREAGPAQWARLVTDPAGVPVRDAGFTEVAPGTVTCVAR; this is encoded by the coding sequence GTGACCGCACTCGCGCCGCTGGTGGGCCGCTTCACCGGGCCGCGGGTCGCCGTCCCGCCGGAGCCAGACGGGGTGGTGCGCGCGATGCCGCTGGTGCTGCGGCTGGAGAAGCCGCCCGCCGCGCGGACGCCGGTGCTGGAGGCGGCCGCCGCCGCGTCGCTCGCCCTGTGCCTCGACCCGCGCGCCGAGCCGGGCGGGGAGTGGCACGAGTCCGTGTCGGCGTGGGTGGCGAGCCGGATCCGCAAGATCGCCCGCCGGGCCCGCGGTGCGCACTGGACGGCGGTGCAGGACCTCCCGGGCGTCACGTGGACGGTGGGGGACGCGCAGGTCCGCGCGCTGCTGCCCGGCCCCGTCGACGACGTCCCGCGGGTGCTCGCGCGGCTGCAGATCGGCGGCACCGACCTGGAGCGCGACGCGCCCGGCCCGCCCCCCGACGGCCCGGTGATCTGGGTGAATGCGGCGCTGGAGATGACGGTCGGCAAGGCCGCGGCGCAGGTCGGGCACGCGTCGATGCTGTACGCGGCGGCGCGCGGGCTCACGGCGGTGCCGGCGTTCGCGGTGCGCGAGGCGGGGCCAGCGCAGTGGGCGCGGCTCGTCACCGACCCGGCCGGGGTGCCGGTGCGCGACGCCGGGTTCACCGAGGTGGCGCCGGGCACGGTCACCTGCGTCGCGCGATGA
- the serB gene encoding phosphoserine phosphatase SerB, giving the protein MADTSVLITVTGPDRPGVSSVLFAALTRHGVDLVDVEQVVIRGRLTLGALVTAHHDPEGLQEAVEQAMASISMQVQTSIGADPSVRHSTHVVVVTGRPISARAFGSIAQALADAGANIDAIRRVADYPVTGLELMVSPVPGQSSQDYPPGTLRTKLVEVARAAGVDVAVERAGLARRSKRLIVFDVDSTLIQGEVIEMLAARAGAEDEVRAVTEAAMAGELDFTESLRRRVAVLAGLPESVLAEVASELELTPGARTTIRTLKRLGYRCGVVSGGFTAVISGLADELGLDFCAANELEIVDGRLTGRVVGEVVDRPGKAVALRRFAETHGVPLEQCVAVGDGANDIDMLATAGLGIAFNAKPALREVADTALSHPYLDVVLFVLGITRDDVERADAAEGIARRVPIA; this is encoded by the coding sequence GTGGCCGACACCAGCGTCCTCATCACGGTCACCGGCCCCGACCGGCCCGGTGTCAGCTCGGTGCTCTTCGCCGCGCTGACCCGGCACGGGGTCGACCTGGTCGACGTCGAGCAGGTCGTCATCCGCGGCCGGCTCACGCTGGGGGCGCTGGTCACGGCGCACCACGACCCCGAGGGGCTGCAGGAGGCCGTCGAGCAGGCGATGGCGAGCATCTCGATGCAGGTGCAGACCTCGATCGGCGCCGACCCGTCGGTGCGGCACTCCACGCACGTCGTCGTCGTCACCGGGCGGCCGATCTCCGCGCGGGCGTTCGGCTCGATCGCGCAGGCACTGGCCGACGCGGGCGCCAACATCGACGCCATCCGCCGCGTGGCCGACTATCCGGTCACCGGCCTGGAGCTGATGGTCTCCCCGGTGCCCGGCCAGAGCTCGCAGGACTACCCGCCCGGCACGCTGCGGACGAAGCTGGTCGAGGTCGCGCGAGCCGCGGGCGTCGACGTCGCCGTCGAGCGGGCGGGGCTGGCGCGCCGCAGCAAGCGGCTGATCGTGTTCGACGTCGACTCCACGCTCATCCAGGGCGAGGTCATCGAGATGCTCGCCGCGCGGGCCGGGGCCGAGGACGAGGTCCGGGCCGTCACCGAGGCCGCGATGGCGGGCGAGCTCGACTTCACCGAGTCGCTGCGCCGCCGCGTCGCGGTGCTGGCGGGGCTGCCCGAGTCGGTGCTGGCCGAGGTCGCCTCCGAGCTGGAGCTGACGCCGGGCGCCCGCACCACGATCCGCACGCTCAAGCGCCTGGGGTACCGCTGCGGCGTGGTCTCCGGCGGGTTCACGGCCGTCATCTCCGGGTTGGCCGACGAGCTGGGACTGGACTTCTGCGCCGCCAACGAGCTGGAGATCGTCGACGGGCGGCTCACCGGCCGCGTCGTCGGCGAGGTGGTCGACCGGCCGGGCAAGGCCGTGGCGCTGCGCCGCTTTGCCGAGACCCACGGCGTCCCGCTGGAGCAGTGCGTGGCCGTCGGCGACGGGGCCAACGACATCGACATGCTGGCCACGGCCGGGCTGGGCATCGCGTTCAACGCGAAGCCCGCGCTGCGCGAGGTCGCCGACACCGCGCTGTCCCACCCCTACCTCGACGTCGTGCTGTTCGTGCTGGGCATCACCCGCGACGACGTCGAGCGGGCCGACGCCGCGGAAGGCATCGCGCGCCGCGTGCCGATCGCGTGA
- the ctaD gene encoding aa3-type cytochrome oxidase subunit I: protein MTAVAPKPITSRPYPARRTGKGSTFLKMLRTTDPKDIAILYMVTSFGFFLAGGAMALLMRGELAVPGQQFLSSEQYNQLFTMHGTIMLLLYATPILFGFANYIVPLQIGAPDVAFPRLNAFSYWLFLFGGLTVISGFLTPGGAADFGWFAYTPLSNATYSPGAGGDLWIVGLIVSGLGTILGGVNFITTIVCMRAPGMTMFRMPIFTWNIFVTALLILIAFPVLTAALFGLLADRHLGAHVFDPANGGTILYQHLFWFFGHPEVYIVALPFFGIVSEIFPVFSRKPVFGYKTLIYATIAIAVLSVAVWAHHMYATGAVLLAFFSFTTFLIAIPTGVKFVNWIGTMWKGKLTFETPMLFSVGFLATFLFGGLTGVLLASPPIDFHVSDTYFVVAHFHYVLFGTIVFATYAGIYFWFPKMTGRMMDETLGKFHFWTTFVGFHMTFLVQHWVGNEGMPRRYVDYQPQDGFTFLNSFSSVGAFVLGASTLPFIWNVFKSYRYGRVVTVDDPWGFGNSLEWATSCPPPRHNFTELPRIRSERPAFELHYPHLVERFREEAHVGGRAAPSEMLTQAVGREEQPNGDPKSR from the coding sequence GTGACAGCCGTCGCCCCCAAGCCGATCACGTCGCGCCCGTACCCGGCGCGCCGTACCGGCAAGGGTTCCACGTTCCTGAAGATGCTCAGGACGACGGACCCCAAGGACATCGCGATCCTGTACATGGTCACGTCGTTCGGCTTCTTCCTGGCCGGTGGCGCGATGGCCCTGCTGATGCGCGGTGAGCTGGCCGTGCCCGGGCAGCAGTTCCTGTCCAGCGAGCAGTACAACCAGCTGTTCACCATGCACGGCACGATCATGCTGCTGCTGTACGCCACCCCGATCCTCTTCGGGTTCGCGAACTACATCGTGCCGCTGCAGATCGGCGCCCCCGACGTCGCGTTCCCGCGGCTCAACGCGTTCTCCTACTGGCTGTTCCTCTTCGGTGGCCTCACGGTCATCTCGGGCTTCCTCACGCCGGGCGGCGCCGCCGACTTCGGCTGGTTCGCCTACACCCCGCTGAGCAACGCCACGTACTCCCCGGGTGCCGGTGGCGACCTGTGGATCGTCGGCCTGATCGTCTCCGGGCTCGGCACGATCCTCGGTGGCGTCAACTTCATCACCACGATCGTCTGCATGCGCGCGCCCGGCATGACGATGTTCCGGATGCCGATCTTCACGTGGAACATCTTCGTGACGGCGCTGCTCATCCTCATCGCGTTCCCGGTGCTGACCGCCGCCCTGTTCGGGCTGCTGGCCGACCGCCACCTCGGCGCGCACGTGTTCGACCCCGCCAACGGCGGCACGATCCTCTACCAGCACCTGTTCTGGTTCTTCGGCCACCCGGAGGTCTACATCGTGGCGCTGCCGTTCTTCGGCATCGTCTCGGAGATCTTCCCGGTGTTCAGCCGCAAGCCCGTCTTCGGCTACAAGACCCTGATCTACGCGACGATCGCGATCGCGGTCCTCTCGGTCGCCGTGTGGGCGCACCACATGTACGCCACCGGCGCGGTGCTGCTGGCCTTCTTCTCCTTCACCACGTTCCTCATCGCGATCCCGACGGGCGTCAAGTTCGTCAACTGGATCGGCACGATGTGGAAGGGCAAGCTGACGTTCGAGACGCCGATGCTGTTCTCGGTCGGCTTCCTCGCCACGTTCCTGTTCGGTGGCCTGACAGGCGTGCTGCTGGCCAGCCCGCCCATCGACTTCCACGTCTCCGACACCTACTTCGTGGTGGCGCACTTCCACTACGTGCTGTTCGGCACGATCGTGTTCGCCACCTACGCCGGCATCTACTTCTGGTTCCCGAAGATGACCGGCCGGATGATGGACGAGACGCTGGGCAAGTTCCACTTCTGGACCACGTTCGTCGGCTTCCACATGACGTTCCTCGTGCAGCACTGGGTGGGCAACGAGGGCATGCCGCGCCGCTACGTCGACTACCAGCCGCAGGACGGGTTCACGTTCCTCAACTCGTTCTCCTCGGTGGGCGCGTTCGTCCTCGGCGCCTCGACGCTGCCGTTCATCTGGAACGTGTTCAAGAGCTACCGCTACGGCCGCGTCGTCACCGTCGACGACCCGTGGGGCTTCGGCAACTCGCTGGAATGGGCCACCAGCTGCCCGCCGCCGCGGCACAACTTCACCGAGCTGCCGCGGATCCGTTCCGAGCGCCCGGCGTTCGAGCTGCACTACCCGCACCTGGTCGAGCGCTTCCGCGAGGAGGCCCACGTCGGGGGCAGGGCGGCGCCGTCGGAGATGCTCACCCAGGCCGTCGGGCGCGAGGAGCAGCCGAACGGCGACCCGAAGTCCCGCTAG